The genomic DNA GAATCACATCATCCACATAGCGGCCCTTTCCGCGAATAAACCGCGGATCTTCTTTGCGGATAATCGATTTGCCCATTGGGCGCAACTCATTCTGTTGAAGTGCCACTTGTGGCCACCTCCTCTAAAGGTTCTTGAGTTTCATCCGCCATTTTGCGGGCAGCGGACTGGACGGCCTTCACGATATTCATGTATCCTGTGCAACGGCAAATATTGCCTGAAAGGCCCTCGCGAATTTCCTCTTCGGTTGGCGCCGGATTGTCTTGCAACATTGCATAGGAAGCCATGAGCATACCTGGTGTACAGTAGCCGCACTGCAGCGCATGATCCTCCCAAAACGCTGTCTGCAACGGATGCATTTGACCGTTTTGATCAAGCCCTTCGACCGTCAACACCTCACGCCCAT from Bacillus methanolicus MGA3 includes the following:
- a CDS encoding (2Fe-2S)-binding protein, whose protein sequence is MKIRVKVNGHLYESDVEPRTLLVYYLRDELKLTGTHVGCDTTSCGACTVLLDGKAVKSCTVLAAQADGREVLTVEGLDQNGQMHPLQTAFWEDHALQCGYCTPGMLMASYAMLQDNPAPTEEEIREGLSGNICRCTGYMNIVKAVQSAARKMADETQEPLEEVATSGTSTE